A genomic segment from Candidatus Desulfarcum epimagneticum encodes:
- a CDS encoding Methyltransferase has protein sequence MTGEKIFKPCRLCANDGLFLIMSFGKTPLADRLLSADELGQKEPEAPLELAFCPRCYLVQITETVSPEILFAQRYPYFSSSSESYLAHSRKNATEIMASRKLHAKSLALEIASNDGYMLKNFRERGIPVMGIDPAKPPAMAAMKAGIPTHNVFFDKRFARRLAKEGSLADVVIANNVLAHVADLNGFVEGISVVLKDEGMAVIEVPYLADMIEGCEFDTVYHQHLCYFSATALDRLFRAHSLFLSHIKRIPVHGGSVRLYVEPRENPDDSVISMLEREDSLGIHDMDFYRSFAARARSLRKDLVDMLRGLKNKGKKIVGYGAAAKAATLLSYCGIGQNFLEYIVDAQPFKHGLYMGGNHLPVFSTRRLMEDMPDYVLLLAWNLADEILAQQEPYRRSGGRFIIPIPELRVI, from the coding sequence ATGACCGGCGAAAAAATTTTCAAACCATGCCGTTTATGCGCAAACGACGGGCTTTTCCTGATTATGTCTTTTGGGAAAACACCTTTGGCGGACCGCCTTTTGAGCGCCGATGAGTTGGGGCAGAAAGAGCCTGAGGCGCCCCTGGAACTGGCGTTTTGTCCCCGCTGCTACCTGGTTCAGATCACGGAGACGGTGTCGCCTGAGATCCTGTTCGCCCAAAGGTACCCCTATTTTTCTTCGTCATCGGAAAGCTATCTGGCGCATTCCCGAAAAAACGCCACAGAGATCATGGCGTCCCGCAAACTCCATGCGAAAAGCCTGGCGCTGGAAATCGCAAGCAATGACGGTTATATGCTGAAAAATTTCAGGGAGCGGGGGATCCCGGTCATGGGAATCGACCCGGCGAAACCCCCGGCCATGGCCGCCATGAAAGCCGGGATTCCCACCCATAACGTTTTTTTCGATAAAAGGTTCGCCCGCCGCCTCGCGAAAGAAGGGAGCCTTGCGGATGTGGTCATCGCAAACAATGTGCTGGCCCATGTGGCGGATCTGAACGGCTTTGTGGAGGGCATATCGGTCGTTTTGAAAGACGAAGGCATGGCGGTCATTGAAGTTCCGTATCTGGCGGACATGATTGAGGGCTGCGAATTCGACACGGTTTACCACCAGCATCTGTGTTATTTTTCGGCCACGGCCCTGGACCGGCTTTTCAGAGCGCATTCTCTTTTTTTGAGCCATATCAAAAGAATCCCGGTTCACGGGGGCTCTGTGAGGCTTTATGTCGAGCCGCGCGAAAATCCAGATGATTCCGTGATATCCATGCTGGAGCGGGAAGATTCCCTGGGAATCCATGACATGGATTTCTATCGCTCATTTGCCGCCAGGGCCCGAAGCCTGCGAAAAGACCTGGTGGATATGCTGCGGGGCCTTAAAAACAAAGGCAAAAAAATAGTCGGCTACGGCGCGGCGGCCAAAGCCGCCACCCTCTTATCCTATTGCGGAATCGGACAAAATTTTTTGGAATACATTGTGGACGCGCAGCCTTTTAAGCATGGGCTTTACATGGGCGGCAACCATTTGCCTGTTTTTTCAACCCGTCGCCTGATGGAAGATATGCCGGACTACGTGTTGCTTCTGGCATGGAATCTGGCGGATGAGATTCTGGCTCAACAGGAGCCCTACAGACGAAGCGGGGGGCGCTTTATCATTCCCATTCCTGAATTGCGCGTCATATGA
- a CDS encoding NAD-dependent epimerase/dehydratase codes for MRVLVTGHRGYVGTALVPLLISQGHETEGMDADFFAGCSFGEPPLDIPHKKMDIRDARLSDLRGFEAVIHLAGLSNDPLGDLDPELTWEINFKSSVRLAQMAREAGVRRFVFSSSCSVYGAKDGEFVKETDTLEPVTPYARSKVLAEKEIKRLEGPDFCPVFLRNATAYGFSPRIRFDLALNNLMAWAFSTKKVYLKSKGNAWRPFVHVEDIARAFAAVLSVPLESVRGQAFNVGETRENYQILAAARLVRDTAPGSEIIFADGALEDIRCYRVNCDKIFAALPRFKTEWTLAKGARQLLDAYRKNTLSPDDFEGPRYKRIDHIHMLIREGVLDKRLRFKQRESKTLGP; via the coding sequence ATGAGGGTTTTGGTGACCGGACACAGGGGCTATGTCGGGACGGCGCTGGTTCCCCTGCTCATATCCCAGGGGCATGAAACCGAGGGGATGGACGCGGATTTTTTTGCCGGGTGCTCGTTTGGCGAGCCTCCCCTGGACATTCCCCACAAGAAGATGGATATCCGGGACGCCCGTTTGTCCGATTTGAGGGGGTTTGAGGCGGTGATTCATCTCGCCGGCCTGTCCAATGACCCCCTTGGCGATCTGGATCCGGAGCTGACATGGGAGATCAATTTTAAATCCTCCGTCCGTCTGGCTCAAATGGCCAGGGAGGCGGGGGTCAGGCGTTTTGTTTTTTCTTCATCCTGCAGCGTTTATGGAGCGAAAGACGGCGAATTTGTGAAAGAGACAGACACCCTGGAGCCGGTCACCCCCTACGCCAGGTCAAAGGTTTTGGCGGAAAAAGAAATCAAAAGGCTTGAGGGGCCTGATTTTTGTCCGGTTTTTTTAAGAAACGCGACAGCTTACGGATTTTCGCCCCGCATCCGTTTTGATCTGGCGCTGAACAACCTCATGGCGTGGGCGTTTTCCACAAAAAAAGTGTATCTCAAAAGCAAAGGAAACGCCTGGCGCCCTTTCGTCCATGTGGAGGATATCGCCCGGGCGTTCGCGGCTGTTTTGAGCGTCCCTTTGGAGTCCGTTCGCGGCCAGGCGTTCAATGTGGGGGAAACCCGGGAAAATTATCAGATCCTGGCGGCGGCCCGACTGGTCAGGGACACGGCGCCGGGCTCGGAAATCATTTTCGCGGACGGGGCTTTGGAAGACATCCGGTGTTACCGGGTCAATTGCGATAAAATCTTCGCGGCGCTGCCGCGTTTTAAAACAGAATGGACCTTGGCAAAAGGCGCCCGCCAGCTTCTGGACGCATATCGGAAAAACACGCTCTCCCCGGATGATTTTGAAGGGCCGCGCTACAAACGAATCGATCATATCCACATGTTGATCCGCGAGGGCGTTTTGGACAAACGGCTTCGGTTTAAACAGCGGGAATCAAAAACATTAGGACCATGA
- the rfbF gene encoding Glucose-1-phosphate cytidylyltransferase, whose translation MKTAILAGGKGTRLGKRGESLPKALVEIGGKPIIWHIMMGYSHYGFKDFVIATGHRGEMIEQALSERRCFKRKGWSIIRADTGGDSRTGERIKRLAPFVGDRTFMLTWCDGLADIDLRQLVDFHRSHGRPATVTAVPFQSMFGHLTLQGDRVAGFREKPKMPDVWINGAFFVLEPAALDYIEGHDMSWESRPMENLAMDGQLMAYRHRSFWHSMDTLKDHAFLENMWQKKNPPWKVWS comes from the coding sequence ATGAAAACAGCAATCCTCGCGGGGGGGAAGGGAACGCGTCTTGGGAAGCGGGGTGAAAGTCTTCCCAAGGCATTGGTTGAAATCGGGGGAAAGCCCATCATATGGCATATCATGATGGGGTATTCTCATTATGGATTCAAGGATTTTGTCATCGCCACCGGGCATCGGGGAGAGATGATTGAACAGGCGCTTTCTGAAAGACGGTGTTTTAAGCGAAAGGGGTGGTCCATCATTCGGGCGGACACCGGAGGCGATTCCCGGACGGGCGAAAGAATCAAACGTCTGGCCCCCTTTGTGGGAGACCGGACGTTTATGCTGACCTGGTGCGACGGCCTTGCGGATATCGATTTAAGACAGCTTGTGGATTTTCATCGTTCTCACGGCAGGCCGGCCACTGTCACCGCCGTGCCTTTTCAGTCCATGTTCGGGCATTTGACCCTTCAAGGAGACCGGGTGGCCGGTTTTCGCGAGAAACCCAAAATGCCCGATGTCTGGATCAACGGCGCGTTTTTTGTTCTGGAGCCGGCCGCGCTGGACTACATCGAAGGCCATGACATGTCATGGGAGAGCCGGCCCATGGAAAATCTCGCGATGGATGGACAGTTGATGGCCTACCGCCACCGCTCTTTCTGGCATTCAATGGACACGCTCAAAGACCATGCCTTTCTTGAAAATATGTGGCAAAAGAAAAATCCTCCCTGGAAAGTCTGGAGCTGA
- a CDS encoding conserved membrane hypothetical protein (Evidence 4 : Unknown function but conserved in other organisms) gives MNDPKNNIPISGKGIASVAKNSLHLFSGFGIVKLARFFYLLILARTLGAELYGIFGYATSWYMAFLGATGLGLGQVMAKEVGADPKKGGETVRLAWSVRAAVSLVAALICGASALFMEKNPDVARVMLIFSAALPGRAISIWADSAFNAYEKNQYFLRQQSVFRLLEFTSGAVFLLAGGKLSAIAFIHAVSWWAQGVFSLRLLKNRVAPIPLAPVFKGAGKLISKGLPVGLAAAMSMWAYQGILVLFRFLNSHQADMGQLVMVVQILFIMLHTNGLFFKASIPALSRSSKRKDSRDIFFCETVCRAAIVFGTAGGIIALAWGPWMIAAVFGPEYAHAGELIKTAIWIVIPGSCAAAFRSVLLAGSRYGRILAGAAIGAAVFTGSMFLLAPKMGAAGAVWAMAAGRVAAFLSLGAALFSLEKINVRFALIKPCLAAFFSVMVFFILRPLSASLAVFSALGALLAGVVFFCGISAEEKEIIYLTAKAIQTRKRVET, from the coding sequence ATGAATGACCCAAAAAATAACATTCCGATTTCAGGAAAAGGAATCGCCTCTGTGGCGAAAAATTCCCTTCATCTTTTTTCAGGATTCGGAATCGTCAAACTCGCCCGATTTTTTTACCTGCTCATCCTGGCGCGGACGCTCGGCGCCGAGCTGTACGGCATTTTCGGGTACGCCACTTCCTGGTATATGGCTTTCCTGGGCGCCACAGGCCTGGGCCTGGGGCAGGTCATGGCAAAGGAAGTGGGGGCCGACCCCAAAAAAGGAGGCGAAACGGTCCGGCTGGCCTGGTCCGTCCGGGCCGCCGTCTCCCTGGTCGCGGCGCTGATCTGCGGGGCCTCGGCTCTTTTTATGGAGAAAAACCCGGACGTGGCCCGAGTGATGCTGATCTTTTCAGCGGCGCTTCCGGGAAGGGCCATATCCATCTGGGCGGATTCCGCCTTCAACGCCTACGAAAAAAACCAGTATTTCTTAAGGCAGCAGTCTGTGTTTCGCCTTTTGGAGTTCACATCCGGCGCCGTTTTTCTCCTGGCCGGCGGGAAACTTTCAGCGATCGCTTTCATACACGCCGTTTCCTGGTGGGCCCAGGGGGTTTTCAGCCTGAGGCTTTTAAAAAACCGGGTGGCGCCCATCCCCCTGGCGCCGGTTTTCAAAGGCGCGGGAAAACTGATATCCAAAGGGCTCCCGGTGGGCCTGGCCGCGGCCATGTCCATGTGGGCCTACCAGGGAATACTGGTCCTTTTTCGTTTCCTGAACAGCCACCAGGCGGATATGGGCCAGCTTGTCATGGTTGTCCAGATACTTTTCATCATGCTGCATACCAACGGATTGTTTTTCAAAGCCTCCATTCCGGCTTTAAGCCGCTCCTCAAAAAGAAAAGACAGCCGCGATATTTTCTTTTGCGAAACCGTGTGCAGGGCCGCCATTGTTTTTGGAACCGCCGGGGGAATCATCGCCCTGGCCTGGGGCCCCTGGATGATCGCCGCTGTTTTCGGACCTGAATACGCCCATGCGGGAGAATTGATCAAAACCGCCATATGGATTGTGATTCCGGGAAGCTGCGCCGCCGCTTTCAGGAGCGTTCTTCTGGCCGGATCCCGCTATGGCCGCATCCTGGCCGGGGCCGCCATCGGCGCCGCCGTGTTCACCGGGTCCATGTTTTTGCTCGCGCCGAAAATGGGCGCCGCGGGAGCCGTCTGGGCCATGGCCGCCGGAAGGGTCGCGGCTTTCCTGTCCCTGGGAGCCGCGCTTTTTTCCCTTGAAAAAATCAATGTACGATTCGCCTTGATTAAGCCTTGCCTGGCGGCCTTTTTCTCTGTTATGGTGTTTTTCATCCTGCGGCCCTTGAGCGCTTCCCTGGCCGTTTTTTCAGCCCTCGGGGCCTTGCTCGCGGGCGTTGTTTTCTTTTGCGGCATTTCGGCCGAAGAGAAGGAAATCATCTATCTGACGGCCAAAGCGATCCAGACAAGAAAACGAGTGGAGACATAA
- a CDS encoding conserved hypothetical protein (Evidence 4 : Unknown function but conserved in other organisms), with amino-acid sequence MNKKNLINGIKRAMYHTGFSPLPLRINAALTDRCNFSCPTCSKWGQKPSKEMTAGEWKNIFKKLKGKALTHRATLTGGEPLLRHDILDIISYAKNSGFYISLITNGSLLNEKKLKALEKAGVDNLVVSLNGSAARTHDPTRGVKGSFDHIVSILPKFQHFNIKTNIETIIMGTNIDELEILAEWAKERRLHGIVYQALADRRVHYSFQNKKMADIPPDWRESDPFWAKDPERIAGAIEALIQKQKQGYPILNAKNQLKKMIEYYRDPAAVKKMICLGGVSNLFITPSGRMRLCHGLEPIGDIKKDPPARTWFLKAGKIRKQAKTCENMCRLLNNYM; translated from the coding sequence ATGAATAAAAAAAATCTCATCAACGGGATCAAGCGGGCCATGTATCACACCGGTTTTTCACCGCTTCCCCTTCGAATCAACGCCGCCTTGACGGACCGGTGCAATTTTTCTTGCCCCACATGTTCCAAATGGGGCCAGAAACCGTCCAAAGAGATGACAGCCGGGGAATGGAAAAATATTTTTAAAAAACTGAAAGGCAAAGCGCTGACTCACCGGGCGACCTTAACCGGAGGAGAGCCTCTTCTGCGCCACGATATTCTGGACATCATCTCTTATGCAAAAAACAGCGGTTTTTATATCTCCCTCATCACCAACGGATCTCTTCTGAACGAAAAAAAACTGAAAGCCCTGGAAAAAGCCGGCGTCGACAATCTGGTGGTTTCATTAAACGGGTCCGCCGCCCGAACCCATGACCCCACAAGGGGCGTCAAGGGCAGCTTCGATCATATCGTGTCCATCCTTCCCAAATTTCAACATTTCAACATTAAAACCAATATCGAAACCATCATCATGGGGACCAATATCGACGAGCTTGAAATTTTGGCGGAATGGGCCAAAGAACGCCGCCTTCACGGCATCGTCTACCAGGCCCTGGCGGACAGAAGGGTCCACTATTCATTTCAAAACAAAAAAATGGCGGACATCCCGCCGGACTGGCGGGAATCCGATCCATTTTGGGCAAAAGATCCGGAGCGGATCGCCGGCGCCATTGAGGCATTGATCCAAAAACAAAAACAGGGTTATCCCATACTCAACGCCAAAAACCAGTTAAAAAAAATGATCGAATATTACCGGGATCCGGCGGCGGTGAAAAAGATGATATGCCTGGGGGGGGTGTCCAATCTGTTCATCACCCCTTCGGGCCGGATGAGACTGTGCCATGGACTGGAGCCCATCGGGGACATCAAAAAAGATCCCCCTGCCCGGACATGGTTTTTAAAGGCGGGAAAAATTCGTAAACAAGCCAAAACCTGTGAAAACATGTGCAGACTGCTCAACAATTACATGTGA
- a CDS encoding hypothetical protein (Evidence 5 : Unknown function), with protein MVSVIVTTKNQEDDVEPCLLSVIRQDYDKDFEIIVIDDASRDHTVDIVKKKFKNRVRIIEKSKPRGWLDSLSRACETAKEDILIFFDPHCAAAGGWLGSYVSCFESDPDVSVISGPLRHTGSFLHKLCLLTYESLFLPRQRRYVHYVENDNFAIKKNALKNLLPCLPINHAINASPGGALLSAEFKKQSITVLYEPGVAVLHQHHPKTFLNYLKHWASYSADTSVVIRKFNPSASGAQWLSHPLIAAMAFPCARFISDIRNIFRFKKELGVKTWQIPFFLLASAVGKLCYGWGLIAILIKDKELKNF; from the coding sequence ATGGTGAGCGTTATCGTCACCACAAAAAATCAGGAAGATGATGTGGAGCCGTGCCTTTTATCCGTGATCCGTCAGGACTATGACAAAGATTTTGAAATCATCGTCATTGATGACGCCTCCCGGGACCATACGGTGGACATTGTGAAAAAAAAATTCAAAAACCGGGTCAGGATTATTGAAAAATCCAAACCCCGGGGATGGCTGGACTCTCTTTCACGCGCCTGTGAAACGGCAAAAGAGGACATTCTGATTTTCTTCGATCCCCACTGCGCAGCGGCCGGAGGCTGGCTTGGGAGTTATGTCTCCTGTTTCGAGTCAGACCCGGACGTTTCCGTGATATCAGGGCCCCTGCGCCACACCGGATCTTTTTTGCACAAATTGTGTTTGCTGACATATGAATCTCTTTTTCTGCCAAGGCAAAGGCGATATGTCCATTATGTCGAAAATGACAATTTCGCCATTAAAAAAAACGCTCTGAAAAATCTGCTGCCATGCCTGCCCATTAATCATGCCATCAACGCCTCTCCAGGGGGGGCGCTTTTATCCGCCGAATTCAAAAAACAATCCATAACGGTTCTCTATGAGCCCGGGGTCGCTGTTTTGCACCAACATCATCCGAAAACCTTTTTGAATTATCTGAAACATTGGGCGTCTTATTCCGCCGACACAAGCGTCGTTATCCGGAAGTTCAACCCGTCCGCATCCGGAGCGCAATGGCTGAGCCATCCCCTGATCGCGGCCATGGCTTTCCCGTGCGCGAGGTTTATTTCAGACATACGAAATATCTTTCGTTTTAAAAAAGAGCTTGGGGTCAAAACCTGGCAGATTCCTTTTTTTCTTCTGGCGTCGGCTGTGGGAAAATTGTGTTATGGATGGGGCCTGATTGCAATACTGATCAAAGACAAAGAGTTAAAAAATTTTTGA
- a CDS encoding hypothetical protein (Evidence 5 : Unknown function), whose protein sequence is MNLGLKWSQIKAVSGVAHGSRAFSGPIRVNLKLTNRCNLRCIHCFLRSPLLKNSVFKTGKEVEIMKSPLRHAETLEKLKPQDADTDHFIKCIDELFRMGTRQYKFTGGDPFLHKDFLKLASRAKSSGASCFANTSGTLLNPDLADELIMMGFDDIRITTMAGTPDVYAATHPGTKKKIFQTLQKNLEYIKKKKAALKIKKPKITLAFVIVRQNCQDIMSFAEFAVKMGVEAAQYRALAYNLNNRFSSIEPTADQISSIKKRLEEAGRFLNSNGIQHDISDFFKIFSGKRDTSSLYRHIPCYAGWTWIYIEPDGNIHPCCASALSLGNASKRTLKEIWNGSAYQAFRKKAISINKKKRTVQGCACDDCGNFISNIKIYRKIHPLKAGKYEFRQLRPQKY, encoded by the coding sequence ATGAATTTAGGATTGAAGTGGTCTCAAATAAAAGCCGTTTCAGGAGTGGCGCATGGAAGCAGGGCGTTCAGCGGCCCGATCAGAGTCAATCTGAAGCTGACCAATAGATGCAACCTCCGGTGCATTCACTGTTTTTTGCGCTCACCACTACTGAAAAATTCGGTTTTCAAAACAGGCAAAGAGGTGGAAATAATGAAATCGCCTTTGCGCCACGCTGAAACACTGGAAAAATTAAAACCGCAGGACGCCGATACAGACCATTTTATAAAATGTATAGATGAACTCTTCAGAATGGGCACAAGGCAGTATAAATTCACCGGCGGAGATCCCTTTCTCCATAAAGATTTTCTTAAACTCGCATCCCGCGCCAAATCTTCCGGGGCCTCCTGTTTCGCCAATACCAGTGGAACGCTTCTTAATCCTGATCTTGCGGATGAATTGATCATGATGGGATTCGATGATATCCGAATCACGACAATGGCGGGAACCCCGGATGTTTACGCCGCCACACACCCGGGAACAAAGAAAAAAATATTTCAAACGCTTCAAAAAAACCTTGAATATATAAAGAAAAAAAAAGCCGCCCTGAAAATAAAAAAACCGAAAATAACATTGGCGTTTGTCATCGTGAGACAAAATTGTCAGGATATTATGAGCTTTGCGGAATTCGCCGTAAAAATGGGCGTGGAGGCTGCGCAATACAGAGCCCTGGCTTATAATTTAAACAACCGTTTTTCATCCATTGAGCCCACGGCCGACCAAATTTCTTCAATAAAAAAAAGGCTGGAAGAAGCGGGCCGTTTCCTGAATTCCAATGGGATCCAACATGACATTAGTGATTTCTTTAAAATATTTTCAGGAAAACGCGACACGTCTTCCTTATACCGGCATATTCCCTGTTATGCGGGGTGGACATGGATATATATCGAGCCTGACGGCAATATTCATCCCTGCTGCGCGAGCGCCCTTTCCCTGGGAAACGCTTCCAAGCGGACGTTGAAAGAAATATGGAATGGAAGCGCTTATCAGGCTTTTAGAAAAAAAGCTATTTCCATCAACAAAAAAAAAAGAACGGTTCAAGGATGCGCCTGTGATGACTGCGGAAATTTTATTTCAAACATAAAGATTTATAGAAAAATTCATCCCCTGAAGGCTGGGAAATACGAATTCAGACAGTTAAGGCCCCAAAAATACTAA